The proteins below come from a single Stomoxys calcitrans chromosome 1, idStoCalc2.1, whole genome shotgun sequence genomic window:
- the LOC106091388 gene encoding uncharacterized protein LOC106091388, producing MRCGYGHARYRVIIFMSLLCFSNGGALSSIQFEAFRYEVLPGYYKKLDVNLNHYGKSIFFGGCFEFLQEIKTFDATFKAMVRTKGKRNLNLLNATYNGCTLIQSIKNLGKKNLIRKIIGGLNHAKFPKTCPMKAHTEYCFANFSLDGLDFPLYLPNVTADFNYSLTQKKDTFYKGFFKVKVQSET from the exons ATGCGGTGTGGTTATGGTCACGCTAGATATAGGGTCATTATCTTTATGTCATTGCTATGCTTTTCTAATGGCGGA GCCTTATCATCCATTCAATTCGAAGCCTTTCGCTATGAAGTACTACCCGGTTATTACAAAAAACTGGATGTTAACTTGAACCACTATggcaaaagtattttttttggcGGATGCTTTGAGTTCTTGCAAGAGATTAAAACTTTCGATGCCACTTTTAAGGCCATGGTACGCACCAAGGGCAAAAGAAATTTGAATCTGCTTAATGCAACCTATAATGGTTGCACTTTGATACAAAGTATTAAGAATTTAGGCAAAAAGAATTTAATTCGAAAAATTATAGGAGGTTTAAACCATGCCAAGTTTCCCAAAACATGTCCCATGAAGGCG CACACTGAATATTGCTTTGCGAATTTTTCTTTGGATGGTTTGGATTTTCCACTTTATCTGCCCAATGTTACTGCAGATTTTAACTACTCCCTTACACAGAAGAAAGACACTTTTTACAAGGGATTCTTTAAGGTAAAGGTACAAAGTGAAACATGA